In a genomic window of Methylovirgula sp. 4M-Z18:
- a CDS encoding ribbon-helix-helix domain-containing protein produces MCKVFAGQDPGGYRLVNRSVRIGSHSTSIQLEATFWTLLDEIARGQEMTTPKFLSTLYDEALEINGQIPNFASMLRTTCALYLRDSRNSELKSKAA; encoded by the coding sequence ATGTGTAAGGTCTTTGCTGGACAGGATCCGGGAGGATATCGGCTGGTCAATCGCTCGGTTCGTATTGGCAGCCATTCGACGAGCATCCAGCTCGAGGCCACCTTTTGGACCCTCCTGGATGAGATCGCCAGGGGACAGGAGATGACGACGCCGAAATTCCTCTCGACGCTGTACGACGAAGCGCTGGAGATCAATGGCCAGATCCCGAACTTTGCCTCGATGCTGCGTACGACATGCGCACTTTACCTGCGTGACAGCCGAAACTCGGAATTGAAGAGCAAGGCGGCCTAG
- a CDS encoding metal ABC transporter ATP-binding protein, with amino-acid sequence MSALQFDHVSIALGGRHILKDVSFAIEQGEFIGMLGANGAGKTTLMRATLGLIPLAAGKIAILEAGTSYGNAAIGYMPQNRGNFINLHLKGYDIIASAAGGGGWGLPRLDAATRKEIDWALDLVDARDLARLALNELSGGQRQRLLLSQALLGKPKLLLLDEPLISLDPSHQHGVVELVKRLRDELHLAIIFSAHELNPLINVIDRVLYLGGGNAALGTVDEVITGPVLSKLYGTEIEVVRIKNRVFVMAGDVEVERDAHLHEHEDAGHGHHHDHHNHGAHA; translated from the coding sequence ATGAGCGCGTTACAATTCGATCACGTGTCGATCGCTTTAGGTGGTCGGCACATTCTCAAGGACGTTTCCTTTGCCATCGAGCAGGGGGAGTTCATCGGCATGCTCGGCGCCAATGGCGCCGGCAAGACGACCCTCATGCGCGCGACTTTGGGCCTCATTCCGCTCGCGGCCGGCAAAATTGCGATACTCGAGGCAGGGACGTCCTACGGCAATGCGGCGATTGGCTACATGCCGCAAAATCGCGGCAACTTCATCAACCTGCATCTCAAGGGCTACGACATTATCGCGAGCGCCGCGGGCGGCGGCGGTTGGGGGCTGCCGCGGCTTGACGCGGCGACTCGCAAGGAGATCGATTGGGCACTCGACCTCGTCGATGCCCGCGATCTTGCCCGCCTCGCGCTGAATGAGCTGTCCGGCGGCCAGCGCCAGAGGCTGCTTCTGTCCCAAGCGTTGCTGGGCAAGCCGAAGCTGCTGCTGCTCGATGAGCCGCTCATCAGTCTCGACCCATCGCACCAGCATGGTGTCGTCGAGCTCGTGAAGCGGCTGCGCGACGAGCTGCACCTTGCAATTATCTTCAGCGCACACGAGCTCAATCCGCTGATCAATGTGATCGACCGGGTGCTCTATCTGGGCGGCGGCAACGCGGCACTCGGCACTGTCGATGAAGTCATCACGGGTCCCGTGCTTTCGAAGCTTTACGGGACCGAAATCGAAGTCGTGCGGATCAAGAACCGCGTCTTCGTCATGGCCGGCGATGTCGAAGTGGAGCGCGACGCGCATCTGCACGAGCACGAAGACGCGGGCCACGGCCATCATCACGACCACCATAATCACGGTGCCCATGCTTGA
- a CDS encoding VOC family protein, with amino-acid sequence MAKAIHSMIRVVEENLSVSFYKSAFGLDVADRLDFNTFTLVYLRNAEADFELELTINKGRGESYALGDGYGHLAFCVDDIEAEYKRLAAAGFNPRKIVEFEHEGTLLARFFFVSDPDGYQIEVLQRHGRYK; translated from the coding sequence TTGGCCAAGGCAATTCATTCGATGATCCGAGTGGTGGAAGAAAACCTTTCGGTCAGTTTTTACAAAAGCGCATTTGGGCTCGATGTCGCGGACCGGTTGGATTTCAACACCTTCACACTAGTCTATCTGCGTAATGCGGAAGCCGATTTCGAACTGGAACTGACGATCAACAAGGGCAGGGGAGAGTCTTACGCGCTTGGCGACGGCTATGGCCACTTGGCATTTTGTGTCGACGATATCGAGGCAGAATACAAGCGTCTGGCGGCAGCAGGCTTCAATCCGCGAAAAATTGTCGAGTTCGAACACGAAGGCACGCTGCTTGCGCGGTTCTTTTTCGTGTCCGACCCCGACGGCTATCAGATCGAGGTGCTGCAGCGCCATGGACGCTACAAATAG
- a CDS encoding metal ABC transporter permease codes for MRTAFAASGIVALLAGTVGFFLVLRGQTFAGHALSHVGFTGATGAILFGVSPLAGLVAFSIAAGFGMGLLGEKLAERDVAIGMILSIALGFGLLFLHFYTSFAAQATALLFGNVLGVDLEALISLTLLAIVCALALACISRPLMFASLQSELAEARGVPLRLVSTIFLMIVAVAVAESAQIVGILLVFTLMVGPAAAAMGFTTRLYGAVALSAALALLEAWGGLTLAYYSDWPVSFWITALSGTIYFASLIKRRV; via the coding sequence ATGCGGACCGCCTTTGCCGCCTCCGGCATTGTCGCGCTGCTCGCCGGCACCGTCGGTTTCTTCCTCGTCCTGCGCGGCCAGACCTTCGCCGGTCACGCGCTGTCGCATGTGGGCTTCACCGGCGCGACCGGCGCGATTCTCTTCGGCGTATCGCCGCTCGCCGGCCTCGTGGCCTTCTCCATAGCGGCCGGTTTCGGCATGGGATTACTTGGAGAAAAGCTGGCGGAACGAGACGTTGCGATCGGCATGATCTTGTCCATCGCCTTGGGCTTCGGGCTGCTGTTCCTGCATTTCTATACGTCCTTCGCCGCGCAGGCGACGGCGCTGCTGTTCGGCAACGTGCTCGGAGTCGATTTGGAGGCTCTCATCTCACTGACGCTGCTCGCGATCGTCTGTGCGCTGGCGCTCGCCTGCATCAGCCGCCCCTTGATGTTCGCCTCACTGCAAAGCGAACTGGCCGAGGCACGTGGCGTGCCGCTGCGCCTCGTCTCGACGATCTTTCTGATGATCGTCGCCGTGGCGGTCGCCGAAAGCGCGCAGATCGTCGGCATCCTGCTCGTCTTCACGCTCATGGTGGGGCCGGCCGCGGCGGCGATGGGCTTTACGACGCGGCTCTATGGCGCAGTGGCCTTGTCGGCGGCGCTTGCCCTGCTGGAGGCTTGGGGTGGCTTGACCCTGGCCTATTACTCCGACTGGCCGGTAAGCTTCTGGATCACCGCTCTGTCCGGCACCATCTACTTTGCCAGCCTGATCAAACGGCGAGTATGA
- a CDS encoding metal ABC transporter solute-binding protein, Zn/Mn family — MRYTHIAAALGFCLLASPTLADPVKVVAAENFYGDLASQIGGTHVAVTSILSNPDQDPHLFEASASTAKDLANAQLVIINGVDYDPWMEKLLKANKAPQRKEVLVATLVGHKTGDNPHLWYDPAYMKAAATSVAAKLAEIDPANKAEYESNVKAFDASLKPLEDKIAALRQKYAGQKVAASEPVFGYMAGRIGLHIGEEQFALAVMNNTEPSASEVAGFERDLKERKVKVMLFNAQASEPAVQRLVEMAKDNQIPIVGVSETEPAGKTYQEWMLSQLDALDKALAQ; from the coding sequence ATGCGCTACACCCATATCGCTGCTGCCCTTGGATTCTGCCTGTTGGCGAGCCCGACTTTGGCCGACCCCGTTAAAGTGGTGGCGGCTGAGAATTTTTATGGCGATTTGGCTAGTCAGATCGGCGGCACGCATGTGGCTGTGACCAGCATCCTCTCCAACCCGGATCAAGACCCGCATCTATTCGAGGCGAGCGCCTCGACGGCGAAGGATCTGGCGAATGCGCAATTGGTCATCATCAATGGCGTCGATTACGACCCCTGGATGGAAAAGCTGCTCAAGGCCAATAAGGCGCCGCAGCGCAAGGAGGTCCTCGTCGCGACGCTCGTCGGGCACAAGACCGGCGACAATCCGCATTTATGGTACGATCCGGCCTATATGAAGGCGGCGGCTACCTCGGTCGCGGCGAAGCTGGCCGAAATCGATCCCGCGAACAAGGCCGAATATGAGAGCAACGTCAAAGCGTTCGACGCTTCGCTGAAGCCGCTGGAAGACAAGATCGCCGCGCTGCGCCAAAAATATGCCGGCCAGAAAGTCGCCGCTTCGGAGCCCGTTTTCGGCTATATGGCGGGGCGGATCGGACTGCATATCGGCGAGGAGCAATTCGCCCTCGCGGTGATGAACAACACCGAGCCATCGGCGTCCGAAGTTGCCGGCTTCGAGCGCGATCTCAAAGAGCGCAAAGTGAAGGTCATGCTGTTCAACGCGCAAGCCTCCGAGCCTGCGGTCCAGCGTCTCGTCGAAATGGCGAAGGACAATCAAATTCCGATCGTCGGCGTCTCGGAAACCGAGCCGGCCGGCAAGACCTACCAGGAATGGATGTTGAGTCAGCTCGACGCGTTGGATAAAGCATTGGCGCAATGA
- a CDS encoding ester cyclase, translated as MFGLPAIGRRAQFTGNVFYEFLDEPIRNVWSIIDQPAIAAQL; from the coding sequence TTGTTTGGCCTCCCGGCCATCGGCAGGAGGGCTCAGTTTACCGGAAACGTCTTCTACGAATTTCTGGACGAACCGATCAGAAATGTCTGGTCAATTATCGATCAGCCAGCCATCGCAGCTCAGCTCTAG
- a CDS encoding EAL domain-containing protein, whose product MNVHPKGRHAESSENARLVELLRAVTDAHETALRERDATNIQLRAQALRYQTAVDRIPQGVCFFDSSARLILCNRRYAEIYRLTIDQVRPGASLREIAERRAAAGTSPMAVDDYLAHCEAVNIGSDAKTWICSLKDGRTIEIEHQPMPDGGWVSTHEDITERQLYRDVADQRISLQALINLVPDYLWVKDTHSRFVVANRALARDWGRDRTSDMIGLSDFDIHTAENARVFRAREELILRTGEPMVDEEELIVDASGTMKWILSTKVPLRNERNEIVGLVGIAHDITTRKLADALRDGQAEILEMIATNAPLEAVLDRLVRLVESQLTGIRGSILLLGEDGLHLRHGAAPSMPPTYRAMADAQAIGPSTTSSGIAVYRRETVVVADVRQDRGWDAVRDYAEEHQIRSSWSMPILSHQGQSLGALALYSASVRQPTESELRLADVTTRIAGIAIERKLADDRIQFMANHDALTGLPNRALLKDRLDQAILIAKRYDRCATVAFVDVDNFKTINDSLGHRAGDELLKIVAKRMVDCVRVSDTVARLGGDEFVVLLFDQAKDSPGVAEALTRLHLAIAAPIELDGHQLRVTSSIGVASYPEDGDAADALLANADAAMYRAKADGRNTYAFYTPDLNKRVREKLQLQEDLRNALDRREFVLFYQPQVDLRTDRVFAVEALIRWNHPTRGLLPPMTFIPIAEESGLIMPIGELALREACRQNKAWQDSGAAPITVCVNVSTRQFRDKELVNVVADALRESGLEARYLELEVTESLLMRDIDEALATMKALQTLGVGLAIDDFGTGYSSLAALKSFPVVRLKIDKSFIRDLPNDEHDRAVTTAVISLGQKLNLRVIAEGVETPDQVAFLREHQCDEMQGYQFSKPIPASDLEALLKRHAAPR is encoded by the coding sequence ATGAATGTTCATCCGAAGGGGAGGCACGCCGAAAGCTCAGAGAATGCTAGGCTGGTCGAGCTGCTGCGCGCAGTTACGGACGCACATGAGACGGCGCTCCGTGAGCGTGACGCCACGAACATACAATTGCGGGCGCAGGCGCTGCGCTATCAAACGGCGGTAGACAGGATCCCGCAGGGCGTCTGCTTTTTCGACTCCTCGGCCCGGCTGATTCTGTGCAACCGGCGCTACGCCGAAATCTACCGGCTTACCATCGACCAGGTTCGCCCCGGAGCTAGCCTGCGCGAGATCGCCGAACGTCGCGCCGCCGCCGGCACGTCCCCGATGGCGGTCGACGACTATTTGGCCCATTGCGAGGCCGTTAACATCGGCTCGGATGCCAAGACCTGGATCTGTTCCCTGAAGGACGGGCGGACCATCGAGATCGAGCACCAACCCATGCCCGATGGCGGCTGGGTCTCGACGCACGAGGACATCACCGAACGGCAACTCTATCGCGATGTCGCCGATCAGCGGATTTCGCTGCAAGCGCTGATCAACCTGGTGCCGGACTATCTCTGGGTCAAGGACACGCACAGCCGCTTCGTCGTCGCCAATCGGGCGCTCGCGAGGGATTGGGGGCGGGATCGGACGAGCGACATGATCGGCCTGTCCGACTTTGATATTCATACCGCCGAGAATGCCAGAGTTTTTCGCGCCCGTGAGGAGCTGATCCTGCGCACCGGCGAGCCGATGGTCGACGAAGAGGAATTGATCGTCGACGCGTCGGGGACGATGAAGTGGATTCTGTCAACGAAGGTACCGCTGCGCAACGAACGCAACGAAATCGTCGGCTTGGTCGGCATCGCGCATGACATCACAACCCGCAAGCTCGCCGACGCGTTGCGCGACGGCCAGGCGGAAATACTCGAAATGATCGCGACCAACGCGCCGCTGGAGGCTGTGCTCGATCGTCTGGTGCGGCTCGTCGAATCGCAGTTGACGGGTATCCGCGGATCGATCCTGCTGCTGGGTGAGGACGGCCTCCATTTGCGACACGGCGCCGCGCCGAGCATGCCGCCGACCTATCGCGCCATGGCCGATGCGCAGGCGATTGGCCCGAGCACCACCTCGTCGGGGATCGCCGTCTATCGGCGCGAGACCGTCGTCGTGGCGGACGTCCGGCAGGATCGGGGATGGGATGCCGTTCGCGATTACGCCGAGGAACATCAGATCCGCTCGTCCTGGTCGATGCCGATCTTGTCGCATCAGGGTCAGAGCCTCGGCGCACTCGCCTTGTACTCGGCATCAGTGCGCCAACCCACGGAGTCCGAATTGCGGTTGGCTGATGTCACGACTCGGATCGCCGGCATCGCGATCGAGCGCAAGCTCGCCGATGACCGCATCCAGTTCATGGCCAATCACGACGCCCTCACCGGGCTACCCAATCGGGCGCTGCTCAAGGATCGGCTCGATCAAGCGATTCTAATCGCCAAGCGATACGATCGCTGCGCAACTGTGGCTTTCGTCGATGTCGACAATTTCAAGACCATCAACGACAGTCTCGGGCACAGGGCAGGCGACGAGTTGCTGAAGATCGTCGCCAAGCGGATGGTCGACTGCGTCAGGGTTTCGGACACCGTGGCGCGGCTCGGCGGCGACGAATTCGTCGTCCTGCTGTTCGATCAAGCCAAAGACTCGCCTGGAGTCGCCGAGGCGTTGACACGCCTTCATTTGGCGATTGCCGCGCCGATCGAACTCGACGGCCACCAGCTGCGCGTCACCAGCAGCATCGGCGTTGCATCCTATCCTGAGGACGGCGACGCCGCGGACGCGCTGCTCGCCAACGCCGACGCCGCGATGTACCGCGCCAAAGCAGATGGCCGCAACACCTACGCCTTTTACACCCCGGATCTTAACAAGCGCGTTCGGGAAAAGCTGCAGCTCCAGGAGGACCTGCGCAACGCCCTCGATCGGCGCGAGTTCGTTTTGTTCTATCAGCCACAGGTAGATCTGCGCACCGACCGCGTCTTTGCGGTTGAGGCGCTCATTCGCTGGAACCATCCGACGCGCGGTTTGCTTCCGCCGATGACGTTCATCCCGATTGCCGAGGAAAGCGGCCTGATCATGCCGATCGGCGAATTGGCTCTGCGCGAAGCCTGTCGTCAGAACAAGGCATGGCAGGACAGCGGCGCGGCGCCGATAACCGTATGCGTGAACGTCTCCACGCGGCAATTCCGGGACAAGGAATTGGTCAATGTTGTCGCGGACGCTCTCCGTGAATCCGGCCTCGAGGCGAGATATCTTGAGCTTGAGGTGACGGAAAGCCTGTTGATGCGCGACATCGACGAGGCGCTCGCGACGATGAAGGCGCTGCAGACCTTGGGCGTCGGGCTCGCCATCGATGATTTCGGCACCGGCTACTCGAGCCTCGCGGCGCTCAAGTCGTTTCCGGTCGTCAGGCTGAAGATCGACAAGTCGTTCATCCGCGATCTGCCAAACGACGAACACGATCGGGCCGTCACGACCGCCGTAATCTCGCTCGGTCAGAAGCTCAATCTTAGGGTCATCGCCGAGGGCGTCGAGACGCCGGATCAGGTCGCCTTCCTGCGTGAGCATCAGTGCGACGAAATGCAGGGCTATCAGTTCAGCAAGCCGATTCCGGCCTCCGATCTCGAAGCGCTTCTCAAGCGGCATGCCGCCCCGCGTTAG
- the amrS gene encoding AmmeMemoRadiSam system radical SAM enzyme codes for MRLVDHYTRPLPDGRIACEVCPRDCKLAPGQRGLCYVRQNIDGHMVLTTYGLSSGFCVDPIEKKPLFHFLPGSAVLSFGTAGCNLACAFCQNHEISKSREVDTSAQRASPQVIARAARHLGCRSVAYTYNDPVIFFEYAMDVAQECRAHDIKSVSVTAGYMRPKPRAEFYAHIDAANVDLKGFTEQFYYRRTASHLADVQDTLLYLRHETPVWLEITTLLIPGENDSAEEVDAMTKWLRREIGPDVPLHFTAFHPDYRMMDHPPTPKATLDRARAQALHNGLRHVYIGNYTDVARQSSICSACGTELIRRASYTIKDYRLTPEGACPACGTKLPGVYAQTAGNWGSRRLPVDIETFA; via the coding sequence ATGCGTTTGGTCGATCATTACACGCGGCCCCTGCCCGACGGCCGCATCGCCTGCGAGGTCTGTCCGCGCGACTGCAAGCTGGCGCCTGGACAGCGCGGCCTGTGCTATGTCCGGCAAAATATCGACGGCCATATGGTTTTGACGACCTATGGCCTGTCGTCCGGTTTCTGCGTCGATCCGATCGAAAAGAAGCCGCTGTTTCATTTTTTGCCGGGTTCGGCGGTTCTGTCGTTCGGCACGGCCGGGTGCAATCTGGCCTGCGCTTTCTGCCAGAACCATGAAATCTCAAAAAGCCGGGAGGTCGACACGTCGGCGCAGCGCGCCTCTCCGCAAGTGATTGCGCGCGCCGCGCGACACCTGGGCTGCCGCTCGGTGGCCTATACCTACAACGATCCGGTGATTTTCTTCGAATATGCCATGGATGTGGCGCAAGAGTGCCGCGCCCATGACATCAAATCGGTCTCAGTGACGGCCGGCTATATGCGGCCCAAGCCGCGGGCGGAATTCTATGCCCATATCGATGCGGCGAACGTCGACCTGAAGGGCTTTACCGAACAATTCTACTATCGGCGCACGGCCTCGCATCTTGCCGATGTGCAGGACACTTTGCTCTATCTGAGACACGAGACGCCGGTCTGGTTGGAGATCACGACCCTGCTGATCCCGGGCGAAAACGACAGCGCCGAGGAAGTGGATGCCATGACCAAGTGGCTCCGGCGCGAAATCGGCCCTGACGTGCCCTTGCATTTCACGGCCTTCCATCCCGATTATCGCATGATGGATCACCCGCCCACGCCCAAGGCGACCCTCGACCGGGCGCGGGCGCAGGCGCTGCACAATGGCCTGCGCCACGTCTATATCGGCAATTATACGGATGTGGCGCGCCAGAGCTCGATCTGCAGCGCATGCGGGACGGAACTGATCCGCCGGGCGTCCTATACGATCAAGGACTATCGCCTGACGCCGGAGGGCGCCTGCCCCGCCTGCGGTACGAAATTGCCCGGCGTCTACGCGCAGACGGCCGGCAATTGGGGCTCGCGGCGTCTGCCGGTGGACATCGAAACTTTTGCCTAG
- a CDS encoding GGDEF domain-containing protein: MELHKNDVPKNRPDIGFKTRQSASNPLPMAEVEQLLNGRTRDIRLEGELLRLFQERSWSRTAKIIRSWMIWVIFIDVITLGLNAILLPKAAALSMVAPACILPPAALATAFLWRKPGADKLQITILLAGMFFILLSVALVGVNAGGEFYERHLNIMLFVAVSAIIIFAIPMAATGIIAAMALGLYLFFQIRNPAMAMGSSEAATLFFTAGIVATMVSRRTITILAQKAFLLELRDKSRVAELADANARLELLARTDSLTGIANRRWMMEMLNRLWNADVAGMAGVAVLMCDIDHFKALNDSLGHGEGDRCLVKVVGIIQSNLRGSHDHVARYGGEEFLVVLPDITEEEAIEVATQIRESVETASLPNPASGVSPCVTVSIGVSHVESIQMATPEQIQSQADKALYRAKESGRNRVVLHQGKP, from the coding sequence ATGGAATTGCACAAGAACGATGTCCCAAAAAACAGGCCGGATATTGGCTTTAAGACTCGGCAGAGCGCATCAAACCCTTTGCCAATGGCAGAGGTGGAACAGCTTCTTAACGGCCGCACCCGAGACATACGTCTCGAAGGCGAACTGCTTCGGCTCTTTCAAGAGCGATCCTGGTCGAGGACGGCCAAGATTATACGCTCATGGATGATCTGGGTGATTTTCATCGATGTCATCACACTGGGGCTTAACGCGATCTTACTTCCAAAAGCGGCTGCACTCTCAATGGTTGCACCAGCCTGCATCCTGCCGCCTGCGGCCTTAGCGACAGCCTTTCTCTGGAGAAAGCCTGGCGCGGACAAGCTTCAAATAACCATTCTTCTTGCAGGCATGTTCTTTATTCTTCTCTCCGTCGCTCTGGTCGGAGTCAATGCGGGAGGTGAATTTTACGAACGGCATTTGAACATTATGTTGTTCGTTGCGGTCTCCGCCATCATCATCTTTGCCATCCCGATGGCAGCGACGGGGATCATCGCAGCAATGGCATTGGGCCTCTATCTATTCTTCCAGATACGCAACCCAGCCATGGCTATGGGCAGCTCAGAGGCAGCCACCCTGTTTTTCACCGCCGGTATCGTTGCAACGATGGTGTCGCGGCGCACCATAACGATCCTCGCGCAAAAAGCCTTTCTGCTTGAGCTTCGGGACAAAAGCCGAGTAGCGGAATTAGCTGATGCAAATGCACGCCTCGAGCTCCTGGCGAGGACCGACTCGCTCACCGGTATCGCCAATCGACGCTGGATGATGGAAATGCTCAATCGCCTTTGGAACGCAGATGTGGCGGGGATGGCCGGTGTTGCCGTGCTGATGTGCGACATCGATCATTTCAAGGCACTGAATGACAGTCTCGGCCACGGTGAGGGCGATCGCTGCCTCGTGAAAGTCGTCGGCATCATCCAGAGCAACTTGCGAGGAAGCCATGATCATGTGGCGCGATACGGCGGAGAGGAGTTCCTAGTCGTTCTTCCGGACATCACTGAAGAGGAAGCAATCGAAGTCGCAACGCAAATCCGGGAAAGCGTGGAGACTGCGTCCCTTCCAAATCCCGCGTCAGGAGTATCGCCGTGCGTTACGGTTAGCATTGGGGTGAGCCACGTAGAAAGTATCCAAATGGCAACGCCAGAGCAGATTCAGAGCCAAGCGGATAAGGCACTTTATCGCGCCAAGGAATCGGGACGAAATCGTGTCGTGCTTCATCAAGGGAAACCGTAG
- a CDS encoding LLM class flavin-dependent oxidoreductase: MKKIGFLSFGHWSPSVQSQTRSAADALLQSIDLAVAAEELGADGAYFRVHHFARQLASPFPLLAAIGAKTSRIEIGTAVIDMRYENPLYMAEDAGAADLIAGGRLQLGLSRGSPEQVIDGWRYFGYAPAEGETDADMARRHTEVLLGVLKGNGFAQPNPRPMFQNPPGLLRPEPYSEGLRDRIWWGAATNATAEWAAKLGMNLQSSTLKFDESGKPLHIQQADQIRAFRNAWKKAGHPREPRVSVSRSIFALMDDRDRAYFGHGESEDQFGDIEPGTRAVFGRSYAAEPDRLVEELKHDEAIAEADTLLLTVPNQLGVDYNVHVIEAILKYVAPALGWR; the protein is encoded by the coding sequence ATGAAGAAAATCGGTTTCCTTTCGTTCGGCCACTGGTCGCCGTCCGTTCAGTCGCAGACTCGTTCGGCCGCCGACGCACTGCTGCAATCCATTGATCTCGCCGTCGCCGCCGAGGAATTGGGGGCGGACGGTGCGTATTTTCGGGTCCATCATTTCGCGCGTCAGCTGGCGTCGCCCTTCCCCCTCCTCGCCGCGATCGGCGCGAAGACCAGCCGGATCGAGATCGGCACTGCGGTGATCGATATGCGGTACGAAAATCCGCTGTATATGGCGGAGGACGCGGGAGCGGCGGACCTGATCGCCGGTGGGCGCCTGCAACTGGGCCTCAGCCGCGGTTCGCCGGAGCAGGTGATCGATGGCTGGCGCTATTTCGGCTATGCCCCAGCCGAAGGCGAGACGGATGCCGACATGGCGCGACGCCATACCGAGGTATTGCTCGGCGTGCTCAAAGGGAATGGCTTCGCGCAGCCAAACCCGAGGCCGATGTTTCAGAACCCGCCGGGGCTGCTTCGCCCCGAGCCCTATTCGGAAGGTCTGCGTGATCGCATCTGGTGGGGTGCCGCCACCAACGCCACGGCTGAGTGGGCGGCGAAGCTCGGAATGAATCTGCAAAGCTCGACGCTGAAGTTCGATGAGAGCGGCAAGCCACTTCACATCCAGCAGGCAGACCAGATCAGAGCTTTCCGGAACGCTTGGAAGAAGGCCGGCCACCCGCGCGAGCCGCGCGTCTCGGTCAGCCGCTCGATCTTCGCCTTGATGGACGACCGCGATCGCGCCTATTTCGGCCACGGCGAGAGCGAGGACCAGTTCGGCGATATCGAGCCCGGTACCCGCGCCGTGTTTGGCCGCAGTTACGCCGCCGAGCCCGACCGATTGGTGGAGGAGCTAAAGCACGACGAGGCCATCGCCGAAGCCGACACGCTGCTGCTCACCGTCCCCAATCAGTTGGGCGTCGACTACAATGTTCATGTTATCGAAGCGATCCTGAAGTACGTGGCCCCGGCGCTTGGCTGGCGCTAG